AGCGCACCATCGAAGCCTGCACCAGCTCGATCAGCTTCTCCGCCGGCACGCCCAGCTTGCTGGCCAGGGTGATGCCCTCGCCGAAGCCCTCGTAGGTGAGCGCGATCATCAGGTTCATGGCCAGCTTGGCGGCCTCCCCCAGCCCGCTCTCGCCCACGCGCACGTACTTCTTGCCCATGGCCGCGAACAGGGGCTCGAGCCGCGCCACGCTCTCTTCCCTTCCGCCCACGATGAAGATGAGTTGCGCGCTCTCCGCTCCCACCTTGGAGCCGGTGATGGGTGCGTCCACCAGGTCGGCGCCGCGGGCGCGCACCCGCTCCGCGAACTGCTGCGTGGCCGCGGGCAGGATGGTCGAAGAATCGGCGACGATCATGCCTTCGCGCAGCGCTCCTTCCACGCCGTTCTCCCCGAAGAGCACCTGCTCGACGGCGGCGGTGTCGGAGACGCAGATCCACACCACCTCCGCGCCCTCGGCGGCCTCCCGCGGGGTGGCCGCCAGCCGCGCCCCCGCTGCTTCCCTGCCCGGCGTCCGGTTCCACGCCGTGACTTCGTGCCCCGCCTTGGCCAGGTTCTCGGCCATGGGACGCCCCATGATCCCCAATCCCAGGAATGCCACCTTCATGAGCGCTCCTTCCCTCCTGCGCAGTCCTCGATTAGAAACGACGGAGGCAGGAGAATCAACTGCCCCGACGCAATCTGCATTCTTCATTCTGCATTCTGCAATCCTCTCCCTGCCCGATGAGCTAAACTAGGAGGACTCCATGGTCCCCGCACCTCTGGGCAAGCGAGCCCGCAACTTCACCCGCCTGATCCGCCACTCCGCCATGGAGCGGCGCATCGGGCAGACGCGCACCCCTGTACTGGCGCGCAAGGGCGAGCTGGCCGTCACCTTCATCGGCCATTCCAGCTTCTTCGTGCAGATGGGCGGCAAGAACCTGGCCATCGATCCCAACTTCGCGCGCTGGCTCTTCGTGCTCAAGCGGCTGCGCCGCCCGGGCCTGCGCCTGCGCGACCTGCCACCCCTCGACCTGGTGCTGGTCTCGCACGCCCACTTCGACCACCTGCACCGGCCCTCGCTGCGCGCCCTCGCCCGCCACACCCGGCAGAAGACGGGCGCCGCGCCCGCCATCATCGTGCCCCGCCAAGTGGGCGACCTGGTCGCCGACCTGGGCTTCCGCGAGATCATCGAGCTGGACTGGTGGCAGAAGCACCACCACGACGGCCTCAGCGTCACCCACGTGCCTTCGCAGCACTGGGGCGCGCGCGTCATCCGCGACATGTATCGCGGCTACGGCGGCTTCGTGGTGCAGCACCACAAGCACTCGCTCTACCACGCCGGCGATACCGCCTACTTCCCCGGCTTCCGCGAGATCGGCAAGCGCCTCAAGCCCGAGCTGGCGCTCTTGCCCATCGGCGCCTACAATCCGCCCGCCTTCCGCCGCAACCACGCCAACCCGGAAGACGCGGTGCGCGCCTTCCGCGATCTGGGCGCGCGCTGGCTGGTGCCCATGCACTACGGCACCTTCCGCCTCTCCCACGAGCCCCTGGACGAGCCCTTGAAGCTGCTCGCCCACGAGGCCCGCGCCGCCGGCGTCCACACCCGCGTCCTGGTCCTGGAAGAGGGCGTCACCCGCTTCTTCGCGTAAGAACAGTGGTGAGTGGATAGTGGTCAGTGGCCAGTAGCGCCAGCGCCCCGCTACGAGCCCCTTTTCAATTTGTCATCCTGAGCGAGCGCTGCCCTGCGGCTTCGCCGCAGGGCAGCGCGAGTCGAAGGACCCCTACCCCCTCCGACCCCTTCGAGATCATCACAGGGAATTCGGGGGCTAAAAGCGAGACGGCGGGCTCGGTTTTTTCCGTTGGGTCGAACGATAGCTGGTCCTGGAAGAGGGCGTCACCCGCTTCTTCGCGTAGGAACAGTGGTGAGTGGATAGTGGTTAGTGGCCAGTAGCGCCAGCGCCCCACCGGCTACGAGCCCCTTTTCAATTTGTCATCCTGAGCGAGCGCTGCCCTGCGGCTTCGCCGCAGGGCAGCGCGAGTCGAAGGACCCCTACTCTCTCCACGCCCTTCAGGATGATCGAAGGCATTTCGAGGCGCCGGCCCTCACCACGCCAGCAGGATCCTCAAGTCCCGCAGGTTGTTCCCCGTCGGCCCGGTCTCGATGGCATCCCCTAACGACTGGAAGAAAGGATAGGCATCGAATCTCGCCAGCGCCGCCGCCGCATCCAGCCCGCGCGCCCGCGCCCGCTCCAGCGTCGTCCCGTCCACCACCGCTCCCGCCGCCGGGCTGTTGCCGTCCACTCCGTCCGTCCCCGCGCTCAGCACCAGCAGCTTCTCTCCCGCCATCTTCTCTGCGCAGTACAGCGCGAAGTGCTGGTTGCGCCCTCCCGTGCCACACTCCTGGGGCACGCTGACCGTGACCTCGCCCCCGGAGATCAGGCAGGCCTGGCCCACGCGCCGCCGCTGCTCCCGCACCTTGTCCAAGAGATAGTCGGCCGCGCGCGCGTACTCCTGGTCGTCGCAGGAGTTGTCCACCTCCACCGCGAAGCCGGAGAGCGAGGCCTTGGCCGCCGCCGCCTTCTCCGCCGTCTCGTTCGACAGGATCGGCCACCAGCGCGCGTGGTGGAAGACCGGGTCGTCCTTCTTCGGGGTCTCTTCCAGCCCGCGACTCTCGAAGAGCGCGCGCACGCTCGCGGGAAACTGCGCCGCCAGCCCGTACTGCGCCGCGATGCGGTAGCAGTCCTCCACCGTGGTCGAGTCGGGCAGCGTGGGCCCGGAGGCCAGCGCATCCAGCGCCGTCATGGGCACATCCGGCACCAGGATCGAGACCTGCTGCGCCGCGCCCGCCGCCCGCGCCATCCTCCCGCCCTTCACCGCCGAGAGGTGCTTGCGGATGGCGTTGATCTCGGCGATGGGCGCTCCCGAAAGCACCAGCGCGCGGTAGGTGGCCGCCAGGTCGTCGAGCGTGATGGCTTCTTCGATGGGCTTCTCCACGATGGCGGAGCCGCCGCCGCTCAGCAGGAAGAGCACCAGCGCGCGCTCGCCGCAGTTGCCCAGGGCCTTCAGCATGGCGTCGGCGGCGCGCAGCGACTCTGCGTTGGGCGTGGGATGCCCGCCGCGAAAGTAACGGAAGCCGGGCACCTGCGCGCTGATCTCTCCCGGCGCCGCCACGATGCCGCTCGCGGTCGTACCCATCTGCGCCGCCAGCGCCTCCGCCATGCTGTGCCCGGCCTTGCCCAGGGAGAGCACCAGGGTGCGCTGGTAGGCGCCCAGGTCATAGAGGTCCTCGGCCACCCGCAGCACGCCCCGGCTGTAGTGCACGTGGCGCTCGAAGGCCTTGGGGATGGAAGCCTCCGCCAGCGCGAACTGAAAGAGAGCGCGCGCCTGCTCCCGCATCTCGCGCGCGCGGCCGCCGCTGCTTTTTCCGGTCGCGGACATCCCGGCGGGATTATAAAGGCAGTCGTTGGTCGTTAGTCGTTGGTCCCTTCGGCTTTCGCCTCAGGGCAGGCTAAGAACGGCCATCGGCACTCGGCCGTGAGGACCACAGCCCGCTCCGCGGGCGCCAGAACCCAGCCCGGCACGTGAGTGCCGGGAGCATGCGCCAGGAGATTGACGAGTCCCGCAGGGACGGCAGAGTTTGCCTCTTGCTTTTTCCCTTTTGCCTTCGATCCGTGATGATCCGTGTCAATCCGTGGCTGGCATTTTCTTCAATCCCGGCACGGCTTCGGGGAGCCATGTTTCGATGGCGCTCTGCATCTCGCGCAAGCGGCCGTCGAAGAAGTGGTCCGCGCCCTCGATGATGACCAACTTCTTGGGCTCGGCGGCGTGCGCGAAGACGGACTCGAGCTGCGCCGCCGGTCCGAACAGGTCACGCGCTCCGCTGACCATCAGCTTGGGCTTGCCGCAGGTGCTAAGGATGTCGTAGCTGTAGGCGCGGCCCTCCACCAGCACCGGCGTGCCCAGCGAGATCAGCGCCACCACCCGCGGGTCGGGACAGGCGGCGCGCAGTCCCACCGACGCCCCGAAGGAGAACCCGCAGAAGACGATGGGCAGGTGGAACTCCTGCTCCAGCCACTCCAGCGCCGCGCGCACGTCCTCGGTCTCGCCCTTGCCCTGGGCGTGCTCGCCCTCGCTCAGCCCGGCGCCGCGGAAGTTGAAGCGCAGCACCGGCAAGCCAAAGCCGTTCAGCGACTTCATGGCGTGGAAGACCACCTTGTTGTGCATGGTCCCGCCGTAGAGCGGGTGCGGATGGCAGACCAGCGCGGCGTGGCTGGCGTCCGCCTCGCCGGCGTTGAGCAGGGCCTCCAGCCGCCCCGCCGGGCCTTCCAGGAACAGCGAGCGGATCTCACCTGCCATCGAGGGTCTCCGAAGGGCTCCTGCTGCCAGCACAGCATCATAACGGCTGCGCCCGCTTTCGTGGGTGGGTGATCGGCTCTCGCGGCCGATCCTTTGTGGGGTGTCATCCTGAGCGAGTGGCCGCCCGTTCTTCCCGGCCCGCGTTCTTGGCGGGCCGGCGGCCACGAGTCGAAGGACCTTGGGCTTGATTTCGGATGCGCATGCCCTGTGCCCCCACTCAAGCGTTCGGTGCGGCCTCCTGCTATCCTTACTCCCCATGGACATCGTTGCCCTCACCCGCCGGCTGGTGGACGTCGAGTCCACCACCGGCAGCGAAGGCCTGGTGGGCGAGTTCCTGCTGGCGGAGTTGCGCAAGCTCGAGTACACGGTGAAGAAGATGCCGGTCGAGCCCGAGCGCTTCAACGTCTTTGCCACCGTGCCCGGCAAGCCCAAGCCCGCCCTCGTCTTCTCCACCCACATGGACACGGTGCCGCCCTACTTCCCCTCCCGCGAGGACGAGGAGCGCATCTACGGGCGCGGGGCCTGCGACGCCAAGGGCATCCTGGCGGCCCAGATCGCGGCCGCCGAGCGCCTGCGCCTGCAAGACATCGCCGTGGGCCTGCTCTTCCTGGTGGGCGAGGAGCGCGACAGCCTGGGCGCCGCCGTCGCCAACCGCCGCGCCCCCGGCTCCCGCTTCCTCATCAACGGCGAGCCTACCGAGAACAAGCTGGCGCTGGCTTCCAAGGGGACGCTGCGCGTGTTGCTGACCGCGCGCGGCAAGTCCGCCCACTCCGCCTACCCGGAATTGGGCGACTCCGCCATCGACAAGCTGCTGGAAGCGCTGGCCCGCCTGCGCGCCATGCCTCTGCCCAGCGACCCCGAGATCGGCGCCTGCACGCTGAACATCGGCATCCTCGAGGGCGGGCAGGCGCCCAACGTGGTCCCCGACCACGCTCAGGCCCACCTGCTCTACCGCCTCATCGGCCCTTCCACCCCGCTGCGCCGCGAGATCGAGGCCGCGGTGAAGGGCCTGGCTACGGTGCAGTTCACCCTAGAGATCCCCTTCATCCGCTTGCGCACGCTCGACGGCCTCCCCACCATGGTGGCGGCTTTCACCTCCGACGCGCCTTCGCTCGACCAGTGGGGCGAGCCGCTGATGCTCGGCCCCGGCTCCATTCACGTCGCCCACACTGACGACGAGTACGTGGAGAAGCAGCAGCTCCACCAGGCGGTGGAGCTGTACTGCACCGTCGCGAAGAAGCTGCTCGCGGGGTGAGGGCGCGACTTCAATGAGCTAGACTAGGCGGATGTCCAACGCCCTGGAGCGCGCCGCCTCCGCCTACCTGCGCAGCGCCATGCACCAGCCCATCCGGTGGCATGAATGGGGGGACGAGGCCTTCGCCGCCGCCCGCCGCGACAACAAGCCCATCCTCCTCGACATCGGCGCCCGCTGGTGTCATTGGTGCCACGTCATGGATCGCGAGTCGTATGAAAGTGACGAGGTCGCGGCGATCATCAACCAGCGCTTTGTCGCCATCAAGGTGGACCGCGACGAGCGCCCCGACATCGACGCCCGCTACCAGGCCGCGGTGTCGGCGCTCAGCGG
The window above is part of the Terriglobales bacterium genome. Proteins encoded here:
- a CDS encoding M20/M25/M40 family metallo-hydrolase, producing MDIVALTRRLVDVESTTGSEGLVGEFLLAELRKLEYTVKKMPVEPERFNVFATVPGKPKPALVFSTHMDTVPPYFPSREDEERIYGRGACDAKGILAAQIAAAERLRLQDIAVGLLFLVGEERDSLGAAVANRRAPGSRFLINGEPTENKLALASKGTLRVLLTARGKSAHSAYPELGDSAIDKLLEALARLRAMPLPSDPEIGACTLNIGILEGGQAPNVVPDHAQAHLLYRLIGPSTPLRREIEAAVKGLATVQFTLEIPFIRLRTLDGLPTMVAAFTSDAPSLDQWGEPLMLGPGSIHVAHTDDEYVEKQQLHQAVELYCTVAKKLLAG
- a CDS encoding DUF4147 domain-containing protein, which gives rise to MSATGKSSGGRAREMREQARALFQFALAEASIPKAFERHVHYSRGVLRVAEDLYDLGAYQRTLVLSLGKAGHSMAEALAAQMGTTASGIVAAPGEISAQVPGFRYFRGGHPTPNAESLRAADAMLKALGNCGERALVLFLLSGGGSAIVEKPIEEAITLDDLAATYRALVLSGAPIAEINAIRKHLSAVKGGRMARAAGAAQQVSILVPDVPMTALDALASGPTLPDSTTVEDCYRIAAQYGLAAQFPASVRALFESRGLEETPKKDDPVFHHARWWPILSNETAEKAAAAKASLSGFAVEVDNSCDDQEYARAADYLLDKVREQRRRVGQACLISGGEVTVSVPQECGTGGRNQHFALYCAEKMAGEKLLVLSAGTDGVDGNSPAAGAVVDGTTLERARARGLDAAAALARFDAYPFFQSLGDAIETGPTGNNLRDLRILLAW
- a CDS encoding alpha/beta fold hydrolase, with translation MAGEIRSLFLEGPAGRLEALLNAGEADASHAALVCHPHPLYGGTMHNKVVFHAMKSLNGFGLPVLRFNFRGAGLSEGEHAQGKGETEDVRAALEWLEQEFHLPIVFCGFSFGASVGLRAACPDPRVVALISLGTPVLVEGRAYSYDILSTCGKPKLMVSGARDLFGPAAQLESVFAHAAEPKKLVIIEGADHFFDGRLREMQSAIETWLPEAVPGLKKMPATD
- a CDS encoding MBL fold metallo-hydrolase, which produces MVPAPLGKRARNFTRLIRHSAMERRIGQTRTPVLARKGELAVTFIGHSSFFVQMGGKNLAIDPNFARWLFVLKRLRRPGLRLRDLPPLDLVLVSHAHFDHLHRPSLRALARHTRQKTGAAPAIIVPRQVGDLVADLGFREIIELDWWQKHHHDGLSVTHVPSQHWGARVIRDMYRGYGGFVVQHHKHSLYHAGDTAYFPGFREIGKRLKPELALLPIGAYNPPAFRRNHANPEDAVRAFRDLGARWLVPMHYGTFRLSHEPLDEPLKLLAHEARAAGVHTRVLVLEEGVTRFFA
- a CDS encoding NAD(P)-dependent oxidoreductase produces the protein MKVAFLGLGIMGRPMAENLAKAGHEVTAWNRTPGREAAGARLAATPREAAEGAEVVWICVSDTAAVEQVLFGENGVEGALREGMIVADSSTILPAATQQFAERVRARGADLVDAPITGSKVGAESAQLIFIVGGREESVARLEPLFAAMGKKYVRVGESGLGEAAKLAMNLMIALTYEGFGEGITLASKLGVPAEKLIELVQASMVRSGVVDYKAPFVLKRDFSPNFPLRLMHKDIHLMLEAAREARVKLPALETVDEIYEVAEEEGHRDLDYAVTLTLLEKWAGVEVK